The Mya arenaria isolate MELC-2E11 chromosome 15, ASM2691426v1 genomic sequence TGATGGGGATAAAAATATGACTCATTTACAACGTATGATTAAGTTGATGGGGATAACAAATATGACTCATTTACAACGTATGATTAAGTTGATGGGGATAAAAATATGACTCATTTACAACGTATGATTAAGTTGATGGGGATAAAAAATATGACTCATTTACAACGTATGATTAAGTTGATGGGGATAACAAATATGACTCATTTACAACGTATGATTAAGTTGATGGGGATAAAAAATATGACTCATTTACAACGTATGATTATGTCGAGTTCTGAATGCTCCCCTGTTTACCAATGGTACATGTGATGCATATAGTACCCATTTTGTGGCTCAAAACGAAAAGCACTGTACTtagatatttgttgttttgcATTCGCTTGCATTCTGTACCTTGGTCAGCTCATTTAACGGTTTAGTTCGGCCATCTTCCACTGACATAGTATCACCAGTTAGCTCTCTCGACTGTTTCGTTCGGTTACCGGCCCCAGATTCCGTTGCTGTGGTTTTTGCAGATGAAAGCAGATGACCACGCCGAATAATTAACAACACGATCAGGTTTAGCAGCCCTGAAAATTGAATGTGAAAGTACATaagaaagtttttttataatttggaTATATGACAGAGGTGTTTGATATGTAACGTTATCATACATTGAACGAgcgaaatatttcaaaattacctTGTCTTGTATGTCAAGATGAATACCACTTCCTTCTAGAATGCACATTGTATACTGAACTAAGAGTTAGATATATACCTAGGTATTATAGACAACAGTATGTATACACTAATTGGTGATCAGTAcagaaaatgaaacttttttttaatctgaGTGTGTTTTTATACAAGGCTTTCGAACTCAGAAATATTACATTGTAtccaacataattatgtttgcacacaaatatttatatgtaccttttataaataaatcggTCCCTTTTTTAAGATAGAGCCagcgaggaaatcgagccaagttAGTAAAGTGTGAAATCGTTAGATAGATAGTACCATAACATCAAAGAAACTGTTGAGAGAAAGTACCATAAAATGGCTTTTATTTACCTCCAATATCAGGcagaatatgaaataaatgctCCAGGAAATTTGGCACACTGCCTTCTATAAGAGCCCAGACGCCATATATAGACAGTATCATCCATTGGATGAAGAAGGCACCGACAAACAACGACATGGCCTTTGCTGCCTTGATTGACATTCTCTGAGTGACGCTCTGTTGTCCGAGAGATCGGCAGAGTTCTTGAGATCTGGAGCGGATTTTCACCCATGTAGCGATATAGAGTACAacattgatgatgaaaatgagcATCGTTAGAGCTGTCGTGAAAAATATCTGAGTTACCTTCCCATTCACACCATCAAAAAAGCATCTGAAATTGTAAAACGATATAGTCGAAAATAGTATAGTTTGAAAAGTCACCGTATACGCATAGTTAAAGCATACTTTTACTCAGTTACCTAACAcgtgaaataaatgaaaacacttataaagatgcactcttacttccaaatgagatgtaccacaattaatacaattgtttaatttacacaaaaggattaataaaaTTTGGAAACAGTGGTTCATGTGAAGGATactatattaaatttgaaaggaaGGTGCAAAAAGCACGGTAGTTCTACCTTGTGCGACTATAGTTGATCACTgaaaatctttaagcactcgccagtcatttaatatttgtgcattttcagctattatatACACGATTAcaaccttgttatcagtaattaatatgttccgttaatgcattatttagttaaagttttatcactcaaaaattatgtttgtcatacatgtgtatgtattgattttaaataaaagtgtcactttaaaggtACATCCTATTATTCCTGAGTATATTAACTCAATAATTATAGAAATCTTTAAAATGATGACACATTATGAAGAAACCTTATtggaatatgttttcaaataatttaatattaagttaCTTATTGGCAACATATTATCTCAATATCCATATTATCActagtatatatttaaacagaaaaactACTGACACTGCCCCTGTTGGTCCGAGTTGATTACCGATGGCTGCTAATGAAGTGCCAACAACAGGTACTCCGTAAACCCAGGCGATAAGCCTCCAGTCAAACTTGCCAAGATTCAGGTTTTTGTCAAGGAACATCAGTGCAAAAGCATTCATGGCGATAACGTTAGCCAACAGACTTTGCGCGGTGATAAAGACGACCATTCCAAATGCATACAGCACACAGACGGAACGCGGATAAACGGGTCCGCGCACTGCAGAAACATGCGTGTGAgttgcaaaatgaaacatgttgtaGATTCCATCGCAGAGCGCCATGTAGACAATGAACCGCTCACTCTTCGTCCAGGCGGTAAAGAAACGTCGGAAATTGCGCGTTCTCAACAACAAGACAAGTGTTATAATTACACTCACGAAACTAACAGCTGTACACAGGAGTGACGGTATGTGAAGAGCATAAAATAGACCATTGTCGAGGCCGTACACCGGGAAGTCATAACCGTCACTTTTCATAGTGTATACCAACCGATTGAATTGCTACACGTCAACCAAGAAACTAAGTGATTGCTTCCAAAGTAAACATCCAAGTATGTAAGCAATATTATCGTCTTTTCTACGTTCTATGCAAGAGTCATTGATTTATTAACAAATGATCTTTGTAAGAATTAAACACCTTCCACTATCCAAagtctttaaacaaaaactgAGATTAAATGGATTAGGATTCTACACATTtccaagtttgtttttttataaaattaagtaaatCACTTGAATGACCGGTTTCGGGTTCAAAGATTAGTATAAGTACGTActtatgaataatatatttccaTCCTGAGTTTCTATTTGGtaagaacattttttcttcCTGGTTTCGTTGAAACTGATACGTTGGTCAATGTTCTTGTAGTGTGTTTTCATGATTCGATTGTGTGGCTCAGTGGTAAAATAAGTATCGCTGTATTGTGTTTCTTTGGTTAAAACTGATAAGTTATAAGTTTCTTCTTATTGAAACATGAATTTGTGATTCATTTTAACTTGT encodes the following:
- the LOC128219841 gene encoding uncharacterized protein LOC128219841, which translates into the protein MKSDGYDFPVYGLDNGLFYALHIPSLLCTAVSFVSVIITLVLLLRTRNFRRFFTAWTKSERFIVYMALCDGIYNMFHFATHTHVSAVRGPVYPRSVCVLYAFGMVVFITAQSLLANVIAMNAFALMFLDKNLNLGKFDWRLIAWVYGVPVVGTSLAAIGNQLGPTGAVCFFDGVNGKVTQIFFTTALTMLIFIINVVLYIATWVKIRSRSQELCRSLGQQSVTQRMSIKAAKAMSLFVGAFFIQWMILSIYGVWALIEGSVPNFLEHLFHILPDIGGLLNLIVLLIIRRGHLLSSAKTTATESGAGNRTKQSRELTGDTMSVEDGRTKPLNELTKVQNASECKTTNI